Proteins from a single region of Streptomyces spectabilis:
- a CDS encoding MFS transporter: MPIALLALALGAFGIGTTEFVIVGLLEEVADDLSVSIPSAGLLVTGYALGVVVGAPLMTAAGTRLPRKTMLAVLMAVFILGNLLCAVAGSYALLMTGRLVAALTHGAFFGIGSVVAANLVAPERKARAISLMFIGLTVANVLGVPMGTFLGQHFGWRSTFWVVTGLGVVGLLGILALVPPQPREDSGGLRSEIAVFRRGQVWLALAVTALGFGAVFASFTYIAPMMTKVAGFSDGAVSWLLVIFGVGLCLGNVVGGRLADRALMRTLSIALAALSVVLVIFVFTAHAQVPAAITLGLFGAAGFATVPAMQMRVLQKADGAPALASAANIAAFNLGNAVGAWLGGFAIDHDLGYTAPNWIGALLAGGALAVAVYSVRLDRRGRPAPQDQDRDQDRDRASGPGAEQPQDTGAPAAQAHA, translated from the coding sequence ATGCCCATCGCCCTTCTGGCGCTGGCCCTAGGCGCCTTCGGCATCGGCACCACGGAGTTCGTGATCGTGGGCCTGCTGGAGGAGGTGGCCGACGACCTCAGCGTCTCGATCCCCTCCGCCGGCCTGCTGGTGACCGGCTACGCGCTCGGCGTGGTCGTCGGGGCCCCGCTGATGACCGCCGCCGGGACCCGGCTGCCGCGCAAGACCATGCTGGCCGTGCTGATGGCCGTGTTCATCCTCGGCAACCTGCTGTGCGCGGTCGCCGGCAGCTACGCCCTGCTGATGACGGGCCGTCTGGTGGCGGCCCTGACGCACGGCGCGTTCTTCGGCATCGGCTCGGTGGTCGCCGCCAACCTGGTGGCGCCCGAACGCAAGGCCCGCGCGATCTCACTGATGTTCATCGGCCTGACGGTGGCCAACGTCCTGGGGGTGCCGATGGGCACCTTCCTGGGCCAGCACTTCGGCTGGCGCTCCACCTTCTGGGTGGTCACCGGGCTCGGCGTGGTGGGCCTGCTGGGCATCCTGGCCCTGGTGCCGCCCCAGCCGCGGGAGGACTCCGGCGGCCTGCGCAGCGAGATCGCCGTCTTCCGCCGCGGCCAGGTGTGGCTGGCGCTCGCGGTGACCGCGCTGGGCTTCGGCGCGGTCTTCGCCTCCTTCACCTACATCGCCCCGATGATGACCAAGGTCGCCGGGTTCTCCGACGGCGCGGTCAGCTGGCTGCTGGTCATCTTCGGCGTCGGCCTGTGCCTGGGCAACGTGGTCGGCGGCCGGCTCGCGGACCGCGCGCTGATGCGCACCCTGTCGATCGCCCTTGCCGCGCTCAGCGTCGTCCTGGTGATCTTCGTGTTCACCGCGCACGCGCAGGTGCCCGCGGCCATCACCCTGGGCCTGTTCGGCGCCGCCGGCTTCGCCACCGTGCCCGCGATGCAGATGCGGGTGCTGCAGAAGGCCGACGGCGCCCCGGCCCTCGCCTCGGCGGCCAACATCGCCGCGTTCAACCTGGGCAACGCCGTGGGCGCCTGGCTGGGCGGCTTCGCCATCGACCACGACCTGGGCTACACCGCGCCGAACTGGATCGGCGCCCTCCTGGCGGGCGGCGCCCTGGCGGTGGCCGTGTACTCGGTGCGCCTGGACCGCCGCGGCCGCCCCGCCCCCCAGGACCAGGACCGGGACCAGGACCGGGACCGGGCGTCCGGGCCCGGTGCGGAGCAGCCGCAGGACACCGGCGCCCCGGCCGCCCAGGCCCACGCCTGA
- a CDS encoding sigma-70 family RNA polymerase sigma factor, producing the protein MDPQPASAAARSGTSTLPGPSGPARPPGPWYAGRAAKAPPAPGPAAPGPETAEQRTARFERDALAHRARLYAYALRLTRHRADAEDLVQETYARAYRGFHQFRPGTSLGAWLSRILTNAFLTSYRRQKSRPHFAPVPDIEDWQQACAASHTSAGLASVEAQVVDRIPDAAISQAMRSLPAALRIVVYLADVEGLRYEEIAAAVGIPSGTVNSRLHRGRRRLRALLEDHPGRGVRAHTWHHHNKEN; encoded by the coding sequence ATGGATCCGCAGCCCGCGTCCGCCGCGGCCCGCAGCGGCACCAGCACCCTCCCCGGCCCGAGCGGCCCCGCGCGGCCGCCGGGTCCTTGGTATGCGGGGCGGGCGGCGAAGGCGCCGCCCGCCCCGGGCCCCGCCGCGCCGGGGCCGGAGACGGCCGAGCAGCGCACGGCCCGTTTCGAACGCGACGCGCTGGCCCACCGGGCCCGCCTGTACGCGTACGCGCTGCGGCTGACCCGCCACCGGGCCGATGCCGAGGACCTGGTGCAGGAGACCTACGCCCGCGCCTACCGCGGGTTCCACCAGTTCCGCCCCGGCACGAGTCTGGGGGCCTGGCTGTCGCGCATCCTGACCAACGCCTTCCTCACCTCCTACCGGCGCCAGAAGAGCAGGCCGCACTTCGCGCCGGTGCCCGACATCGAGGACTGGCAGCAGGCGTGCGCCGCCTCCCACACCTCCGCGGGCCTGGCCTCGGTGGAGGCCCAGGTCGTCGACCGCATCCCGGACGCGGCGATCAGCCAGGCGATGCGCTCGCTGCCCGCCGCCCTGCGGATCGTGGTCTACCTCGCCGACGTCGAGGGCCTGCGCTACGAGGAGATCGCCGCGGCCGTCGGCATCCCCTCCGGCACGGTCAACTCCCGGCTGCACCGCGGCCGCAGACGGCTGCGGGCCCTGCTGGAGGACCACCCGGGACGCGGTGTGCGCGCCCACACCTGGCACCACCACAACAAGGAGAATTAG
- a CDS encoding ParB/RepB/Spo0J family partition protein yields MGVTPLDHPDTPHHPPTPHTPATPESAESAGSAAALDEAVHQVPIGILRPADSPRIGENLQHARTLGACGAVLPPILVHRETMRVIDGMHRLRAALMQQRELVEVTYFDGSTEDAFVVAVQTNIAHGMPLTLAERAAAAARIIITHAQWSDRAIAAVAGLDPKTVAALRRRGLPPGQAPAVRVGQDGKFRPVDPAAGRQAASRLISQEPQASLRHIARRAGVSPGTVRDVRARLERGEDPLPPALRAPAPQGRPEPGPGPGPARPPAGGQERAAQEARAAPAARAAAGPGPGPGPGPGLERVFASLCKDPSLRQSETGRLLLRLLEMHLPAQFRRITAAVPPYRAGMVAAAATECARAWQHLADTIQHSHPE; encoded by the coding sequence ATGGGCGTCACCCCCCTGGACCACCCGGACACCCCGCACCACCCGCCCACCCCGCACACCCCGGCCACCCCGGAGTCCGCGGAGTCCGCGGGCTCCGCGGCGGCCCTGGACGAGGCCGTGCACCAGGTGCCCATCGGCATCCTGCGGCCGGCCGACTCACCGCGCATCGGGGAGAACCTCCAGCACGCGCGGACCCTGGGCGCCTGCGGCGCGGTGCTGCCGCCGATCCTGGTGCACCGCGAGACGATGCGGGTCATCGACGGCATGCACCGGCTGCGCGCGGCGCTGATGCAGCAGCGCGAACTGGTGGAGGTCACCTACTTCGACGGCAGCACCGAGGACGCCTTCGTCGTCGCGGTGCAGACCAACATCGCCCACGGCATGCCGCTGACGCTGGCCGAACGCGCCGCGGCCGCCGCCCGCATCATCATCACGCACGCGCAGTGGTCGGACCGGGCGATCGCCGCCGTCGCGGGCCTGGACCCCAAGACGGTCGCCGCCCTGCGCCGGCGCGGCCTGCCGCCCGGCCAGGCGCCCGCCGTCCGGGTGGGCCAGGACGGCAAGTTCCGCCCCGTGGACCCGGCGGCGGGACGCCAGGCGGCCAGCCGGCTCATCAGCCAGGAGCCGCAGGCCTCGCTGCGGCACATCGCGCGCCGCGCGGGCGTCTCCCCGGGCACCGTGCGCGATGTCCGCGCCCGCCTCGAGCGCGGCGAGGACCCCCTGCCCCCGGCCCTGCGGGCGCCCGCCCCGCAGGGCCGGCCCGAGCCCGGCCCCGGCCCGGGCCCGGCCCGCCCGCCCGCCGGCGGGCAGGAGCGGGCCGCGCAGGAGGCCCGGGCGGCGCCCGCCGCCCGGGCGGCAGCGGGCCCAGGCCCAGGCCCAGGCCCGGGCCCGGGCCTGGAGCGGGTCTTCGCCAGCCTGTGCAAGGACCCCTCGCTGCGGCAGAGCGAGACGGGACGGCTGCTGCTGCGCCTGCTGGAAATGCACCTGCCCGCCCAGTTCAGACGCATCACCGCCGCCGTGCCCCCCTACCGGGCGGGCATGGTCGCGGCCGCCGCCACCGAATGCGCCAGAGCGTGGCAGCACCTCGCCGACACCATCCAGCACAGCCACCCCGAATAA
- the galU gene encoding UTP--glucose-1-phosphate uridylyltransferase GalU produces MNVASVGITKAVVPVAGLGTRFLPATKATPKEMLPVVDKPAIQYVVEEAVSAGMSDILMVTGRNKRPLEDHFDRNHELEEALRRKGDTDRLQRVSRPSTLADIHYIRQGDPRGLGHAVLCAARHVGDDPFAVLLGDDLIDPRDPLLAQMAQVHAQHGGSVVALMEVDPAQAHLYGCARLHPGAGGDVVAIADLVEKPEPGTAPSNYAVIGRYVLAPEIFQALRATEPGRGGEIQLTDALRTLAATGSAGPVHGVVFRGRRYDTGDRSDYLRATVRLAWEREDLGPEFRSWLRDFVAQHSLASAA; encoded by the coding sequence ATGAATGTCGCGTCTGTCGGTATTACCAAGGCAGTTGTTCCCGTCGCAGGCCTGGGCACCCGATTCCTCCCGGCGACCAAGGCCACGCCCAAGGAAATGCTTCCGGTCGTGGACAAACCCGCTATCCAATACGTCGTCGAGGAAGCGGTGTCCGCCGGAATGTCCGACATCCTCATGGTGACCGGGCGCAACAAGCGGCCCCTGGAGGACCATTTCGACCGCAACCACGAGCTGGAGGAAGCCCTGCGCCGCAAGGGCGACACCGACCGGCTCCAGCGGGTCAGCCGGCCCAGCACCCTCGCCGACATCCACTACATCCGCCAGGGCGACCCGCGCGGCCTGGGCCACGCCGTGCTGTGCGCGGCCCGGCACGTGGGCGACGACCCCTTCGCGGTGCTCCTGGGCGACGACCTCATCGACCCGCGCGACCCGCTGCTCGCCCAGATGGCCCAGGTCCACGCCCAGCACGGCGGCAGCGTGGTGGCCCTGATGGAGGTCGACCCCGCCCAGGCCCACCTGTACGGCTGCGCCCGCCTGCACCCCGGCGCCGGCGGCGACGTCGTGGCCATCGCCGACCTGGTGGAGAAGCCGGAGCCGGGCACCGCGCCCAGCAACTACGCGGTCATCGGCCGCTACGTCCTGGCCCCGGAGATCTTCCAGGCGCTGCGCGCCACCGAGCCGGGCCGCGGCGGCGAGATCCAGCTCACCGACGCGCTGCGCACCCTGGCCGCGACCGGGTCGGCCGGCCCGGTGCACGGCGTGGTCTTCCGCGGCCGGCGCTACGACACCGGCGACCGCTCCGACTACCTGCGCGCCACCGTGCGCCTGGCCTGGGAGCGCGAGGACCTCGGCCCCGAATTCCGTTCCTGGCTACGCGACTTCGTGGCGCAGCACTCCCTGGCCTCCGCGGCCTGA
- a CDS encoding MarR family winged helix-turn-helix transcriptional regulator produces MRAEAAGRRGGQQVPSMELAQLAGRLCAALDATTNSRVARYGLTRADYDVLAALRSAGGELRLKPTELAARCRLSSGGTSNVLRRMSESGYVVREADLADGRSAWAQLTEEGLLVTTRIQDAVAAVQERRLALLPPGAVDALSALLAQAADVLEAPE; encoded by the coding sequence GTGAGGGCTGAAGCGGCCGGGCGGCGCGGCGGGCAGCAGGTGCCCTCCATGGAGCTGGCGCAGCTCGCGGGGCGGCTGTGTGCCGCGCTGGATGCCACCACCAACAGCAGGGTGGCGCGGTACGGGCTGACCCGTGCCGACTACGACGTGCTGGCCGCGCTGCGCTCGGCGGGCGGCGAGCTGCGGCTCAAGCCCACCGAGCTGGCCGCCCGCTGCCGGCTCTCCTCGGGCGGCACCAGCAATGTGCTGCGCCGGATGTCGGAGTCGGGCTATGTGGTGCGCGAGGCGGACCTGGCCGACGGGCGCAGTGCCTGGGCGCAGCTGACCGAGGAGGGGCTGCTGGTCACCACGCGGATCCAGGACGCGGTCGCGGCCGTGCAGGAGCGCCGGCTTGCGCTGCTGCCGCCGGGTGCGGTGGACGCGCTCTCGGCGCTGCTCGCCCAGGCCGCCGACGTCCTGGAAGCCCCCGAGTAG
- a CDS encoding DsbA family oxidoreductase, with protein MSLTIDVWFDYLCPFSVMTGKVIDDTGLAQDHAVRWRPYELHPEGIPASGKKDYPQGVWENSVVPMADRLGVPFGKAPAGPLPRTHLAMYGHAFAWRHGAGHAYDTAVFDAYFHHGQNIADLDTLAALAADTGLDPWHFRSWTDSPEAAAHHQATQDQARRTHRIHTVPTLVIGSWRTEGVPDAARLRRAVNTLHARSRVPA; from the coding sequence ATGTCCCTCACCATCGACGTCTGGTTCGACTATCTGTGCCCCTTCTCCGTCATGACGGGCAAAGTGATCGACGACACCGGCCTCGCCCAGGACCACGCCGTGCGCTGGCGCCCCTACGAACTGCACCCCGAGGGCATACCGGCCAGCGGCAAGAAGGACTATCCGCAAGGCGTCTGGGAGAACTCCGTGGTGCCCATGGCCGACCGGCTCGGCGTGCCGTTCGGCAAGGCCCCCGCCGGACCGCTGCCGCGCACCCACCTGGCCATGTACGGGCACGCCTTCGCCTGGCGCCACGGCGCCGGACACGCCTATGACACGGCCGTCTTCGACGCCTACTTCCACCACGGCCAGAACATCGCCGACCTGGACACCCTGGCCGCGCTCGCCGCCGACACGGGCCTGGACCCCTGGCACTTCCGGTCCTGGACCGACTCCCCGGAGGCGGCCGCGCACCACCAGGCCACCCAGGACCAGGCCCGGCGCACCCACCGCATCCACACCGTGCCCACCCTGGTCATCGGCTCCTGGCGCACCGAGGGCGTGCCCGACGCCGCCCGGCTGCGCCGCGCGGTCAACACCCTGCACGCCCGCAGCCGCGTCCCGGCCTGA
- the treS gene encoding maltose alpha-D-glucosyltransferase has translation MPVTPSTRAVTDTPDWYKRAVFYEVLVRSFKDSDGDGVGDLKGLTSKLDYLQWLGVDCLWLPPFFQSPLRDGGYDVSDYRQVQPEFGTLDDFRDLLKAAHQRGIRIITDFVMNHTSDQHAWFKASRADPEGPYGDYYVWADDDEKYPDARIIFVDTETSNWTFDPVRKQYYWHRFFSHQPDLNFDNPAVQDEIVSALRFWLDMGIDGFRLDAVPYLYAAEGTNCENLPETHAFLKRVREVIDTHYPGRILLAEANQWPEDVVDYFGDYERGGDECHMAFHFPLMPRLFMAVRKESKFPVSEILAKTPKLPAACQWGLFLRNHDELTLETVTDEERDYMYAEYARDPRMRANIGIRRRLAPLLENDRDQIELFTALLLSLPGSPILYYGDEIGMGDNIWLGDRDAVRTPMQWTPDRNAGFSEGDPASLTLPTNLGPVYGYPAVNVESQRDNRASLLRWTRRMLAARRRHHKAFGLGDFEEIPTSNAAVLAYVRRHFDEDGHPTEMLCVNNLSRHPQPVELDLRAYSGVVPVEVTGQTTFPPIGPRPYQLSLTGHSFYWFCVCRHGAPQ, from the coding sequence GTGCCCGTCACCCCGTCCACCCGCGCGGTGACCGACACCCCCGACTGGTACAAGCGGGCCGTCTTCTACGAGGTCCTGGTCCGCTCCTTCAAGGACAGCGACGGCGACGGCGTCGGCGACCTGAAGGGCCTGACCTCCAAACTGGACTACCTGCAGTGGCTGGGCGTGGACTGCCTGTGGCTGCCGCCCTTCTTCCAGTCCCCGCTGCGCGACGGCGGCTACGACGTGTCCGACTACCGCCAGGTGCAGCCCGAGTTCGGCACCCTGGACGACTTCCGCGACCTGCTCAAGGCCGCCCACCAGCGCGGCATCCGCATCATCACCGACTTCGTGATGAACCACACCAGCGACCAGCACGCCTGGTTCAAGGCCTCGCGCGCCGACCCCGAAGGCCCCTACGGCGACTACTACGTCTGGGCCGACGACGACGAGAAGTACCCCGACGCCCGCATCATCTTCGTCGACACCGAGACCTCCAACTGGACCTTCGACCCGGTGCGCAAGCAGTACTACTGGCACCGCTTCTTCTCCCACCAGCCCGACCTGAACTTCGACAACCCGGCCGTCCAGGACGAGATCGTCTCCGCCCTCAGGTTCTGGCTCGACATGGGCATCGACGGCTTCCGCCTGGACGCCGTGCCCTACCTGTACGCGGCCGAGGGCACCAACTGCGAGAACCTGCCCGAGACCCACGCCTTCCTCAAGCGCGTGCGCGAGGTCATCGACACCCACTACCCGGGCCGCATCCTGCTGGCCGAGGCCAACCAGTGGCCCGAGGACGTCGTGGACTACTTCGGCGACTACGAACGCGGCGGCGACGAATGCCACATGGCCTTCCACTTCCCGCTCATGCCGCGCCTGTTCATGGCCGTGCGCAAGGAATCGAAGTTCCCCGTCTCCGAGATCCTCGCCAAGACCCCCAAGCTGCCCGCCGCCTGCCAGTGGGGCCTGTTCCTGCGCAACCACGACGAACTGACCCTGGAGACGGTCACCGACGAAGAACGCGACTACATGTACGCGGAGTACGCCAGGGACCCGCGGATGCGCGCCAACATCGGCATCCGCCGGCGCCTGGCCCCGCTGCTGGAGAACGACCGCGACCAGATCGAGCTGTTCACCGCCCTGCTGCTGTCCCTGCCCGGCTCGCCGATCCTCTACTACGGCGACGAGATCGGCATGGGCGACAACATCTGGCTCGGCGACCGCGACGCGGTGCGCACCCCCATGCAGTGGACCCCGGACCGCAACGCCGGCTTCTCCGAGGGCGACCCGGCCAGCCTGACCCTGCCCACCAACCTGGGCCCCGTCTACGGCTACCCGGCCGTCAACGTGGAGAGCCAGCGCGACAACCGCGCCTCCCTGCTGCGCTGGACGCGGCGCATGCTGGCCGCGCGCCGCCGCCACCACAAGGCCTTCGGCCTGGGCGACTTCGAGGAGATCCCCACCTCCAACGCCGCCGTCCTTGCCTATGTGCGCCGCCACTTCGACGAGGACGGCCACCCCACCGAGATGCTGTGCGTCAACAACCTCTCGCGCCACCCCCAGCCGGTCGAACTCGACCTGCGCGCCTACAGCGGCGTCGTCCCGGTGGAGGTCACCGGCCAGACCACCTTCCCGCCGATCGGCCCGCGCCCCTACCAGCTGAGCCTGACCGGACACAGCTTCTACTGGTTCTGCGTCTGCCGCCACGGAGCGCCCCAGTGA
- a CDS encoding acyltransferase family protein, with protein sequence MAAAAVAAVRPHRLPSLTGMRFAAAASVFAFHASFAGFLADTTAQRQLADALSKAGWVGVSFFFVLSGFVLTWSARPADSARRFWRRRLAKIYPSHLVTALAAFALLAATGTALRPGEVTANALLLQSFFPQPDIYVSGNPVSWSLSCELLFYLAFPLLWRALRALPARGLWPLAAALAAAVAALPAAVALLPATPALALPDGTTGQWQYWLLYVFPPVRAAEFVLGMTLARIVREGHWRGPRPLPAAALLGAGYVLATQLPYLAGLVAATIVPIALLIGALAHADATGRPTRLAAPLLVRLGEVSFALYLVHRLVLIHGHRALGQRTFATPAALLLLAAAFAASLLLAALLHHAVEKPAMRFLAAPAKHRAKTPRARARHSSGQSATRATCRDETPFLARADRSQNPEILAGSTAEGPQGGER encoded by the coding sequence ATGGCCGCCGCCGCAGTCGCCGCCGTCCGTCCGCACCGCCTGCCCTCCCTGACCGGCATGCGCTTCGCCGCCGCCGCCTCGGTGTTCGCCTTCCACGCCTCCTTCGCGGGCTTCCTCGCCGACACCACCGCCCAGCGCCAGCTCGCCGACGCCCTGTCCAAGGCCGGCTGGGTGGGGGTGTCGTTCTTCTTCGTGCTCAGCGGCTTCGTGCTGACCTGGTCGGCACGGCCCGCCGACAGCGCCCGCCGGTTCTGGCGCCGCCGCCTGGCCAAGATCTACCCCAGCCACCTGGTGACCGCGCTGGCCGCCTTCGCCCTGCTCGCGGCCACCGGAACGGCGCTGCGGCCCGGCGAGGTGACGGCCAACGCCCTGCTCCTCCAGTCGTTCTTCCCGCAGCCGGACATATACGTCAGCGGCAACCCGGTCAGCTGGTCGCTCTCCTGCGAGCTGCTGTTCTACCTGGCCTTCCCGCTGCTGTGGCGGGCCCTGCGCGCGCTGCCCGCGCGCGGCCTGTGGCCGCTGGCCGCCGCCCTGGCCGCGGCCGTGGCGGCCCTGCCGGCGGCCGTCGCCCTGCTGCCCGCCACCCCGGCCCTGGCCCTGCCCGACGGCACCACCGGCCAGTGGCAGTACTGGCTGCTGTACGTCTTCCCGCCGGTGCGCGCCGCGGAGTTCGTCCTGGGCATGACCCTGGCCCGGATCGTGCGCGAGGGCCACTGGCGCGGCCCGCGCCCGCTGCCCGCCGCCGCCCTGCTGGGCGCCGGCTACGTCCTGGCCACCCAACTGCCCTACCTGGCCGGCCTGGTGGCCGCGACCATCGTGCCGATCGCCCTGCTGATCGGCGCCCTGGCCCACGCCGATGCCACCGGCCGCCCCACCCGGCTCGCCGCGCCCCTCCTGGTCCGCCTCGGCGAGGTCTCCTTCGCCCTGTACCTGGTGCACCGCCTGGTCCTCATCCACGGCCACCGGGCGCTGGGGCAGCGCACGTTCGCCACCCCGGCGGCGCTGCTCCTGCTCGCCGCGGCCTTCGCGGCCAGCCTGCTGCTCGCCGCCCTGCTTCACCACGCGGTGGAAAAACCGGCGATGCGATTCCTCGCGGCCCCCGCGAAACACCGCGCGAAAACACCGCGGGCCCGCGCACGGCATTCCTCAGGACAATCCGCGACTCGGGCAACTTGCCGGGATGAAACACCATTCCTTGCCCGCGCCGACCGGTCTCAGAATCCTGAAATCCTTGCCGGCTCAACGGCTGAAGGCCCACAGGGGGGTGAACGATGA
- a CDS encoding type 1 glutamine amidotransferase domain-containing protein, producing MSKRILVVLSEYGYWGEELVGPIEAFDARGYRTTFMTPHGKRAQALPPSLDSEYIDPPLGRAVTSRDMARRARALDDSSRLDNPLSLAEMIPERPYYSALNHLRELESYHSNLAAAAQELLGGFDALVIVGGSGPIVDLANNERLHELILAFARADKPILAECYGVAALAFARDWDARASLLRGKHVTGHPKEYDYKDGTGFVGVDFNMGPPPYPLEYILRDATGPDGAFHGNVGKEVSVVVDFPFITARSTPDSVTAGEMLIEVLENGLRRYGW from the coding sequence GTGTCCAAACGCATCCTGGTCGTGCTTTCCGAATACGGCTACTGGGGCGAGGAACTCGTGGGCCCAATCGAGGCATTCGACGCACGCGGGTATCGCACCACGTTCATGACTCCGCACGGCAAGCGGGCCCAGGCCCTGCCGCCCAGCCTCGATTCCGAGTACATCGACCCGCCGCTGGGCCGTGCGGTCACCTCGCGGGACATGGCCCGCCGGGCGAGGGCGCTGGATGACTCCAGCCGTCTGGACAATCCCCTGAGCCTGGCGGAGATGATCCCCGAGCGCCCGTACTACAGCGCTCTGAACCACCTGCGGGAACTGGAGAGTTACCACAGCAACCTGGCGGCGGCCGCGCAGGAGCTGCTCGGCGGCTTCGACGCGCTGGTCATCGTCGGCGGCAGCGGCCCGATCGTGGACCTGGCCAACAACGAGCGGCTGCACGAGCTGATCCTGGCGTTCGCGCGCGCGGACAAGCCGATCCTGGCCGAGTGCTACGGCGTGGCGGCGCTCGCCTTCGCCCGGGACTGGGACGCGCGCGCCAGCCTGCTGCGCGGCAAGCACGTCACCGGCCATCCCAAGGAGTACGACTACAAGGACGGCACCGGGTTCGTGGGGGTGGACTTCAACATGGGGCCGCCGCCCTACCCGCTGGAGTACATCCTGCGCGATGCCACCGGCCCCGACGGCGCCTTCCACGGCAACGTCGGCAAGGAGGTCTCGGTCGTCGTGGACTTCCCGTTCATCACCGCGCGCTCCACGCCGGACTCGGTGACGGCCGGGGAGATGCTCATCGAGGTCCTGGAGAACGGGCTGCGCCGCTACGGCTGGTGA
- a CDS encoding thiamine pyrophosphate-binding protein produces the protein MPARPAKAAVFEQLAADGVRHLFGNPGTVEQGLLDVAADSAVGYVLALHESVAVAMADGYARAAQRPGVVQLHSAVGLGNAIGMLYQARRGSSPLVVLAGEAGVRYAALDAQMAADLVAMAGPVTKYAARVLDASSVLRELRRAVKIAMTPPRGPVLVVLPADVLEQETGEPVVPASLPHTRSAPEPAALARAARLLAAGRRPLILMGDGVAASGAQQALARVAEKLCAPVWGVNSSEVNFDAGHPLFAGTLGHMFGADSARVVAGADAVLIVGTYVFPEVFPELDSPFQQGAAIVHIDADAYEIAKNFPVDLGLAADPALTLEGLADHLERQTGLPQRAAAGQPPPGRPRRRPPGRRPGTVR, from the coding sequence ATGCCCGCCAGGCCCGCGAAGGCCGCGGTGTTCGAGCAGCTGGCCGCCGACGGTGTGCGGCATCTGTTCGGCAATCCCGGCACGGTCGAGCAGGGTCTGCTGGACGTGGCCGCGGACAGCGCGGTCGGCTATGTGCTGGCCCTGCACGAGAGCGTGGCGGTGGCCATGGCCGACGGCTACGCGCGGGCCGCGCAGCGCCCCGGCGTGGTCCAGCTGCACAGCGCGGTGGGCCTGGGCAACGCGATCGGCATGCTGTACCAGGCCAGGCGCGGCTCCTCTCCGCTGGTGGTGCTGGCCGGGGAGGCCGGGGTGCGCTATGCGGCCCTGGACGCGCAGATGGCCGCCGATCTGGTGGCCATGGCCGGGCCGGTCACCAAGTACGCCGCCCGGGTCCTGGACGCCTCCTCGGTGCTGCGGGAGCTGCGCCGCGCGGTGAAGATCGCGATGACGCCGCCGCGCGGCCCGGTCCTGGTGGTGCTGCCGGCCGACGTCCTGGAGCAGGAGACCGGGGAGCCGGTGGTGCCCGCCTCGCTGCCGCACACCCGCAGCGCCCCGGAGCCGGCCGCCCTGGCCCGGGCCGCGCGGCTGCTGGCGGCCGGGCGCCGGCCGCTGATCCTGATGGGTGACGGCGTCGCCGCCAGCGGCGCCCAGCAGGCCCTGGCCCGGGTCGCGGAGAAGCTGTGCGCCCCGGTGTGGGGGGTGAACTCCTCCGAGGTCAACTTCGATGCCGGGCACCCGCTGTTCGCCGGCACGCTGGGGCACATGTTCGGCGCCGACAGTGCGCGGGTGGTGGCCGGGGCGGACGCGGTGCTGATCGTGGGCACCTATGTGTTCCCCGAGGTCTTCCCCGAGCTGGACAGCCCGTTCCAGCAGGGCGCGGCGATCGTGCACATCGACGCCGACGCCTATGAGATCGCCAAGAACTTCCCCGTCGATCTCGGCCTGGCCGCGGACCCCGCCCTGACCCTGGAGGGCCTGGCCGACCACCTGGAGCGCCAGACGGGCTTGCCGCAGCGGGCGGCGGCCGGGCAGCCGCCGCCCGGCCGGCCGCGGCGGCGCCCGCCCGGCCGCCGGCCGGGGACGGTTCGCTGA
- a CDS encoding thiamine pyrophosphate-dependent enzyme has product MDCFVRVLAAQAPPDLVVFDEALTACGPLLRHLPPRRAGSYFQTRGGSLGVGIPGALGVKLARPELPVVAFTGDGASMYTLQALWTAARYGIGAAFVICNNRRYRLLDDNIERYWAQLGIAPRAHPEAFDLSRPDIDFTALAAALGVPGRRVDKPGQVPGAVRALLGHQGPYLVDLDTA; this is encoded by the coding sequence ATGGACTGTTTCGTGCGGGTCCTTGCCGCCCAGGCCCCGCCCGACCTGGTGGTGTTCGACGAGGCGCTGACCGCCTGCGGGCCGCTGCTGCGCCATCTGCCGCCGCGGCGGGCGGGCAGCTACTTCCAGACCCGCGGCGGTTCGCTGGGGGTGGGCATCCCCGGCGCGCTGGGCGTCAAACTGGCCCGCCCCGAGCTGCCGGTGGTGGCCTTCACCGGCGACGGCGCCAGCATGTACACCCTCCAGGCGCTGTGGACGGCGGCCCGCTACGGCATCGGGGCCGCCTTCGTGATCTGCAACAACCGCCGCTACCGGCTGCTGGACGACAACATCGAGCGCTACTGGGCGCAGCTGGGCATCGCCCCGCGCGCCCACCCCGAGGCCTTCGACCTCTCCCGCCCGGACATCGACTTCACCGCCCTGGCCGCCGCCCTGGGCGTGCCGGGGCGGCGGGTGGACAAGCCCGGCCAGGTCCCCGGCGCCGTCCGTGCCCTGCTCGGCCACCAGGGCCCCTACCTGGTGGACCTCGACACCGCCTAG